One window of the Zea mays cultivar B73 chromosome 3, Zm-B73-REFERENCE-NAM-5.0, whole genome shotgun sequence genome contains the following:
- the LOC100191146 gene encoding Glycine-rich RNA-binding protein 3, mitochondrial, with protein sequence MALANKLGGLLKKATSSNPSVYQAIRCMSSKLFVGGISYQTDDHSLRDEFAKYGQVIEARIIIDRESGRSRGFGFVTYTSSEEASAAITALDGKTLDGRSIRVNHANEKTGGFRGGGGYGGGGYGGGGGYGGAGGGGGYGGGHYGGGGGSGGYGGGDYGGNYSNRGGGGDYGVAGGGGGNFTAGGSDSFANSNFGSDSSFGGNGAGGFDATGGSTGDDGFSGTPDDNFGGNKNEETMDDIFKDDEPDSYADKRS encoded by the exons ATGGCACTGGCTAATAAGCTTGGTGGTCTGCTCAAGAAAGCCACAAGTTCAAATCCGTCTGTCTACCAAGCAATCAGATGCATGTCATCCAAGCTCTTTGTTGGAG GGATTTCTTATCAAACTGATGATCACAGTCTCAGGGACGAGTTTGCCAAATATGGGCAAGTCATTGAAG CTAGGATTATCATTGACCGTGAGTCTGGGAGGTCTAGAGGTTTTGGCTTTGTAACTTACACGTCTTCTGAGGAGGCTTCAGCTGCCATTACTGCCTTGGATGGAAAG ACTCTCGATGGACGGAGCATACGGGTTAATCATGCTAACGAGAAGACCGGTGGCTTTCGTGGCGGCGGTGGCTATGGTGGCGGCGGctatggtggtggtggaggctatGGTGGTGCTGGTGGAGGCGGTGGATACGGTGGCggccactatggtggtggtggtggcagcggTGGATACGGTGGCGGCGACTATGGTGGCAACTACAGCAACAGGGGTGGTGGTGGTGATTATGGAGTtgctggtggaggtggaggcaacTTTACTGCTGGAGGTAGCGACAGCTTTGCCAACAGTAACTTTGGTTCTGACAGTAGTTTTGGTGGAAACGGTGCTGGTGGCTTTGATGCAACCGGCGGTTCCACAGGCGATGATGGGTTCTCTGGCACACCTGATGATAACTTTGGTGGTAACAAGAATGAAGAAACCATGGATGATATCTTCAAGGACGATGAGCCGGACAGCTACGCCGACAAGAGGAGCTAG